From one Sulfurovum sp. UBA12169 genomic stretch:
- a CDS encoding phosphoribosylamine--glycine ligase, with protein MNILIIGSGGREYSIGLALKKDKNVEKIYFAPGNGATDALGENLAISDFNALADFAEAREVTLTIVGPESPLVEGIVDIFKARGLTIFGPTAQAAQLEGSKIFMKNFLARHNIPTAKYIQTDSLEEAYTFINTLDAPIVVKADGLCGGKGVIIAQSHDEAKKAAGEMLSGNAFGDAGTAIVIEEFLDGYELSVFAICDGKDYVVLPAAQDHKRLLNEDKGPNTGGMGAYAPTPLVNETIYKKLDERVIKPTLKGMEEEGMPFTGVLFIGVMVVKGDPIILEYNVRFGDPECEELMPLLKSPASELFYKAATGDLKNAKIEFHDKYAVGVVMASKDYPYKNSDPAEIIVDEIHHEELKENAHISYAGVSRGEDGKLYATGGRVLVCVGVGKSIKEAQRRAYMLVGQVHFAGKQCRSDIAYQAL; from the coding sequence ATGAATATATTAATCATAGGTTCTGGAGGTAGAGAATACTCTATCGGTTTGGCACTTAAAAAAGATAAAAATGTAGAGAAGATCTATTTTGCGCCAGGAAATGGAGCAACAGACGCATTGGGAGAGAATCTGGCCATAAGTGATTTTAATGCTTTGGCTGATTTTGCAGAAGCACGAGAGGTAACGCTAACTATTGTTGGTCCGGAATCACCGTTGGTGGAAGGCATTGTAGACATATTTAAAGCAAGAGGATTAACAATATTTGGACCCACTGCGCAAGCGGCACAGCTGGAAGGGTCCAAGATTTTTATGAAAAATTTCTTGGCGCGACACAATATTCCCACTGCAAAATATATTCAAACGGATTCTTTGGAGGAGGCTTATACCTTCATCAACACTCTTGATGCGCCTATTGTCGTCAAGGCCGATGGTCTTTGCGGCGGCAAAGGCGTAATTATTGCCCAAAGTCACGATGAAGCCAAAAAAGCGGCCGGTGAAATGCTCAGCGGCAATGCATTTGGCGATGCGGGAACAGCTATTGTCATAGAGGAATTTCTTGACGGATACGAACTTTCTGTTTTTGCCATATGCGATGGGAAAGACTATGTGGTGCTTCCGGCTGCGCAAGATCATAAAAGATTGCTCAATGAAGACAAGGGACCTAATACGGGCGGGATGGGTGCCTATGCACCGACGCCATTGGTCAATGAAACTATCTATAAAAAATTAGATGAGCGCGTGATTAAACCTACACTAAAAGGAATGGAAGAAGAAGGAATGCCTTTTACGGGAGTTCTTTTTATTGGTGTCATGGTGGTGAAGGGTGATCCGATTATCCTGGAGTATAACGTACGTTTTGGTGATCCTGAGTGTGAAGAGTTGATGCCATTGCTTAAATCGCCTGCAAGTGAACTTTTTTATAAGGCAGCCACAGGTGATTTGAAAAATGCAAAAATCGAATTTCATGACAAGTATGCAGTAGGTGTCGTGATGGCAAGCAAAGATTATCCGTATAAAAATTCTGACCCCGCTGAGATTATTGTAGATGAGATTCACCATGAAGAGCTAAAAGAAAACGCACACATTTCTTACGCGGGAGTAAGCCGCGGAGAAGATGGAAAGCTTTATGCAACCGGCGGTAGAGTTCTTGTGTGTGTAGGAGTCGGCAAAAGCATTAAAGAAGCACAAAGACGCGCTTATATGCTGGTGGGTCAGGTGCACTTTGCAGGCAAGCAGTGCCGTAGTGATATCGCTTATCAAGCACTTTAG
- a CDS encoding RDD family protein, with protein MSSSFSFQIATIPKRTVAFVIDDIVVSIFFVVIFYDQMIMLMSGVSALDQSTAEAMNVFVQENILVFFVIKILYHTVLVWQSGMTLGKYVVKIKVIDYQTEQIPSFVKAFLRALLRVPSELFFYVGFMLAFFTPLRQTFHDKFSNCVVIDA; from the coding sequence ATGTCTAGCTCTTTTTCTTTTCAGATTGCAACCATACCGAAACGAACTGTAGCATTTGTCATAGATGATATTGTTGTTTCGATCTTCTTTGTAGTGATTTTTTATGATCAGATGATAATGCTTATGTCAGGAGTTTCCGCCCTTGATCAATCAACAGCAGAGGCAATGAATGTTTTTGTTCAGGAAAATATTTTAGTTTTTTTTGTTATCAAAATACTTTATCATACTGTTTTGGTATGGCAAAGCGGCATGACACTGGGTAAATATGTAGTAAAAATAAAAGTCATTGATTATCAAACGGAACAGATTCCCTCTTTTGTGAAGGCATTTTTGCGTGCATTATTGAGGGTGCCTAGCGAACTTTTTTTTTATGTCGGGTTTATGTTGGCATTTTTTACGCCGTTGAGGCAAACCTTTCATGACAAATTTTCAAACTGTGTAGTGATTGATGCCTAG
- a CDS encoding organic solvent tolerance protein, producing MPRLLFLFFLTVFFGSQSICAEEKKGKIEVIAKHLQSSKTTVRAIDEVIVYYEDSVIKASSAFYDKQTKKLILDGQVEMIGYEGTKTQTNHLEIQTDTKEVHFQTLFFVTENDIWLYADKASKKEGNYTLGQSIFSSCDMNDPVWKMVFSRSLYDSEAKYMKIYDAKVYLWDIPVFYSPYLGFSTHKERSSGLLFPLFGYSSEEGFVYEQPIFWAISSSMDFEINPQMRTNRSKGIYGTLRFADSNNSFGQLRTGYFRDNDENQLEHYGAEFLYDSSSFFDSSLPQGLKDGLYVNATYLNDIDYLNLQKTHLEHFGLLPLQESRLNYFLYNDDHYAGINGKYFIDTRNESNANTLQVLPSLQWHKYLNHFVWNNLTYSVDAHINHFYRKEGVTLKQAETKMPLEWTNSFFDGFVNLSLSEEFYYSKFFFGNGSYEYDKFEYYSNTHKVKFFSDLTKSYTDFIHVLQPSFGYVKPGNEHQDPTYFEWLTEAQKMLFEADLPEEYYDLSLGQYFYDAQMKLIFFQRLSQKYYTNREYKFADISNEMQYNWKNWQFYNDIVYSYEFNKIRESSSLILMAEDEYHLSIGHSFRQKLPDDIIDIAVANDINFDFRYDINKRVAVNGGITYNIDNASNTQWRAGASYNRDCWNVATFIGEEVTPRPTGYTKDNIFYVQFNFKPFGGIGSGELEKERLK from the coding sequence ATGCCTAGACTTCTTTTTCTTTTTTTTCTGACTGTATTTTTTGGGTCACAAAGTATCTGTGCAGAAGAGAAAAAAGGTAAAATAGAGGTTATTGCAAAGCATTTGCAGTCATCCAAAACGACAGTGAGGGCCATAGACGAGGTTATTGTGTACTATGAAGACTCTGTAATCAAAGCATCCAGCGCATTTTATGATAAACAAACAAAAAAACTTATCCTTGACGGGCAAGTGGAAATGATAGGATACGAGGGCACCAAGACGCAAACCAATCATCTTGAAATTCAAACAGATACCAAAGAAGTTCATTTTCAAACACTTTTTTTTGTCACGGAAAATGATATATGGCTATATGCAGACAAAGCAAGCAAAAAAGAAGGAAATTATACTTTGGGCCAAAGTATATTTTCTAGCTGTGACATGAATGACCCTGTATGGAAAATGGTTTTTTCTCGCTCTTTGTATGACAGTGAGGCCAAATACATGAAGATATATGACGCAAAAGTCTATCTATGGGATATTCCTGTTTTTTATTCGCCTTATTTGGGTTTTTCGACCCACAAAGAGCGCAGTTCGGGATTGCTTTTTCCTCTTTTTGGCTATTCATCTGAAGAAGGATTTGTCTACGAGCAGCCTATTTTTTGGGCTATTTCTTCCAGTATGGATTTTGAGATTAACCCTCAAATGCGAACCAATCGCAGCAAGGGAATTTACGGCACGTTAAGATTTGCAGACAGCAACAACTCTTTTGGGCAATTAAGGACAGGTTATTTTAGAGATAATGATGAAAATCAGTTAGAGCATTATGGTGCAGAATTCCTTTATGACTCCAGCAGTTTTTTTGATTCGAGTTTGCCGCAAGGGCTCAAAGACGGCCTGTATGTGAATGCGACTTATTTGAATGATATAGATTATTTGAACCTGCAAAAGACACATCTGGAGCATTTTGGTCTTTTGCCGCTGCAGGAATCGCGTTTGAATTATTTTTTATATAATGATGACCACTATGCGGGTATTAACGGAAAATATTTTATAGACACCCGAAATGAAAGCAATGCAAATACCTTACAAGTACTTCCTTCTTTGCAATGGCATAAATATTTAAATCATTTCGTATGGAATAATCTTACCTATAGCGTCGATGCGCATATTAACCATTTTTATAGAAAAGAAGGGGTGACGCTGAAACAGGCAGAGACCAAAATGCCTTTAGAGTGGACCAATTCTTTTTTCGATGGATTTGTCAATCTTTCTTTAAGTGAAGAGTTCTATTACAGTAAATTCTTTTTTGGCAACGGAAGTTATGAATATGATAAATTTGAATATTACAGCAATACACATAAAGTAAAATTTTTTAGTGATTTAACGAAATCCTATACAGATTTTATTCATGTCTTGCAGCCTTCTTTTGGTTATGTCAAGCCAGGAAACGAGCATCAAGATCCTACCTATTTTGAGTGGCTTACTGAAGCACAAAAGATGCTTTTTGAAGCGGACTTGCCTGAGGAATACTATGATTTGAGCTTAGGCCAATATTTTTATGATGCACAAATGAAGCTTATTTTTTTTCAGCGTCTGTCTCAAAAATATTATACCAACCGTGAATACAAGTTTGCAGACATATCCAATGAGATGCAGTACAATTGGAAGAATTGGCAATTTTATAATGATATAGTCTATTCTTATGAATTTAATAAAATACGAGAATCTTCGAGCCTCATTTTGATGGCTGAAGATGAATACCATTTGAGCATTGGACACTCTTTTAGACAAAAACTGCCTGATGATATTATTGATATTGCTGTGGCAAATGATATTAATTTTGATTTTAGATATGATATAAATAAAAGAGTGGCAGTGAACGGAGGAATCACCTACAATATAGACAATGCTTCCAATACACAGTGGAGGGCCGGAGCCAGCTATAATAGGGATTGCTGGAATGTTGCTACATTTATAGGAGAGGAAGTTACGCCAAGACCGACAGGATACACTAAAGATAATATATTTTATGTTCAATTTAACTTCAAGCCGTTTGGCGGTATTGGATCAGGGGAATTGGAAAAGGAAAGGTTAAAGTAA
- a CDS encoding heat-shock protein: MHGPAKELNRALEILELPAFITKEDIKKQYRFLAKKHHPDLGGEAQKMEEINYAYKLLMKYIEEFRYTFDENEINRQYPGADYVQRFRV; encoded by the coding sequence ATGCATGGACCGGCCAAAGAGCTCAACAGAGCTTTGGAAATTTTAGAATTGCCCGCATTTATTACTAAAGAGGATATCAAAAAACAGTATCGTTTTCTTGCCAAAAAACATCATCCGGACTTGGGCGGCGAGGCTCAAAAAATGGAAGAAATTAATTATGCTTATAAACTTTTGATGAAGTATATAGAAGAGTTTCGTTATACTTTTGATGAAAACGAAATCAACAGACAGTACCCGGGGGCGGATTATGTTCAGCGATTTAGGGTTTAG